A genomic segment from Capra hircus breed San Clemente chromosome 7, ASM170441v1, whole genome shotgun sequence encodes:
- the ECSIT gene encoding evolutionarily conserved signaling intermediate in Toll pathway, mitochondrial, which yields MSWAQAILVARGLSRGWGGVCSTALTGAPFSQVPPQAPRGLHCSAAAHNPDSSLVPRPPEPPRRPVKALAVHEELFRPALDGARDKANFVQAVQNFAEYNVHKRGHVDFIYLALRKMRQYGVERDLSVYNLLLDVFPKEVFRPRNIFHSIFLHYPRQQECGIAVLEQMENHGVMPNKETEFLLLQIFGRKSYPMLKLVRMKLWFTRFKNINPFPVPRDLPQDPVDLASLALRHMEPDLSARVTTYQMPLPKDSPDTMDPAETHIVGIQSPEQQSALARHDPARPIFVEGPFSLWLRDKCVYYHILRADLLPPEKREVEEIPEEWNLYYPMQLDLAYGRSSWDDYEFNIDEVEEGPVFAICVAGAHDQATLAKWIQGLQETNPALARIPVVFRLSGSSGELLASSDLEEPPPPPPEGQEEEDTQQRQQQGQS from the exons GTACCGCCCCAGGCCCCACGGGGCCTCCACTGCAGTGCAGCCGCCCACAACCCTGACTCGTCGCTGGTCCCACGCCCACCCGAGCCCCCCAGGCGGCCAGTCAAGGCCCTGGCAGTCCACGAGGAGCTGTTTAGGCCCGCGCTGGATGGGGCACGAGACAAGGCGAACTTCGTGCAGGCGGTGCAGAACTTTGCCGAGTACAACGTGCACAAGCGCGGCCACGTGGACTTCATCTACCTGGCCCTGCGCAAGATGCGCCAGTACGGCGTCGAGCGGGACCTGTCTGTCTACAACCTGCTCCTTGACGTCTTCCCCAAGGAGGTCTTCCGGCCTCGCAACATCTTCCACAGCATCTTCCTCCACTACCCACGGCAGCAGGAGTGCGGGATTGCCGTCCTGGAGCAGATGGAGAACCACG GGGTGATGCCCAACAAGGAGACGGAGTTCCTGCTCTTGCAGATATTCGGCCGCAAAAGCTACCCCATGCTCAAGCTGGTGCGCATGAAGCTGTGGTTCACCCGCTTCAAGAATATCAACCCTTTTCCCGTGCCCCGGGACCTGCCCCAGGACCCCGTGGACCTGGCCAGTTTGGCCCTACGGCACATGGAGCCTGACCTCAGTGCCAGGGTCACCACCTACCAG ATGCCTTTGCCAAAAGACTCCCCCGACACAATGGATCCTGCAGAGACCCACATCGTAG GGATCCAGAGTCCTGAGCAGCAGAGTGCCCTGGCCCGCCATGACCCAGCCCGCCCAATCTTCGTTGAGGGCCCCTTCTCCCTGTGGCTTCGAGACAAATGTGTCTATTACCACATCCTCAGAGCTGACTTGCTGCCTCCCGAGAAGCGG GAAGTGGAGGAGATTCCAGAGGAGTGGAACCTCTACTACCCGATGCAGCTAGACCTGGCCTACGGGAGGAGCAGCTGGGATGACTACGAGTTTAACATCGATGAAG TGGAGGAAGGGCCTGTCTTTGCCATATGTGTGGCGGGTGCCCATGACCAGGCCACGCTGGCCAAGTGGATCCAGGGCCTTCAGGAGACCAACCCAGCCCTGGCCCGGATCCCGGTGGTCTTCcgcttgtcaggctcctccggGGAGCTCCTGGCATCCTCAGACCTGGAggagccgcccccacccccacccgagGGCCAGGAAGAAGAAGACACTCAGCAGCGACAACAGCAGGGCCAGAGCTGA